Proteins encoded in a region of the Rhodococcus sp. SBT000017 genome:
- a CDS encoding alpha/beta fold hydrolase — translation MSEKSNQNGQGVPSSTAPTVMAYRDAPTRTVDVGDVTYAYRELGPKGGIPVVFLVHLAANLDNWDPRIVDAVAAHRHVIAFDNRGLGATTGSVPTDVEAMTRDAVAFIRALGYQRVDLFGFSLGGMVAQELVVRHPELVRKLVLTGTGPKGASMDAVSRVTFYDIFRGAITRSDPKEFLFFGRDAQGRGAAREFMRRLEERSDRDKAVSLPAILRQLKAIKAWGRSAPHDLSTVRQPTLIANGDNDRMVDSALSGELQRRIDGSELIIYPNSGHGGIFQYHEKFAPALVGFLADSGEEL, via the coding sequence ATGTCCGAGAAGAGCAACCAGAACGGCCAGGGGGTGCCGAGTTCCACGGCCCCGACCGTCATGGCCTACCGAGACGCGCCGACTCGTACGGTCGACGTCGGAGACGTCACCTACGCCTACCGTGAGCTGGGGCCGAAGGGCGGCATTCCCGTCGTGTTCCTCGTCCACCTCGCGGCGAACCTCGACAACTGGGATCCACGGATCGTCGACGCCGTCGCTGCACACCGCCACGTCATTGCGTTCGACAATCGCGGCCTTGGTGCGACGACCGGAAGTGTGCCGACCGACGTCGAGGCCATGACCCGCGATGCAGTGGCCTTCATCCGCGCTCTTGGATACCAACGAGTCGACCTTTTCGGCTTCTCGCTCGGCGGGATGGTGGCGCAGGAGCTGGTTGTCCGGCATCCCGAGCTGGTGCGCAAGCTCGTCCTCACCGGCACGGGTCCGAAGGGTGCCAGCATGGATGCGGTCTCGAGGGTCACCTTCTACGACATCTTCCGAGGTGCCATCACCCGTTCGGATCCCAAGGAGTTCCTGTTCTTCGGTCGCGACGCACAGGGCCGGGGCGCAGCGCGGGAATTCATGCGTCGACTCGAGGAGCGCTCCGACCGCGACAAGGCGGTGTCCCTGCCCGCGATTCTTCGTCAGCTCAAGGCGATCAAGGCGTGGGGACGATCTGCGCCTCACGATCTCTCGACGGTGAGACAACCGACGTTGATTGCCAACGGCGACAACGACCGAATGGTGGATTCGGCTCTCTCGGGCGAGCTGCAACGTCGGATCGACGGATCGGAGCTCATCATCTATCCGAACTCGGGACACGGAGGCATCTTCCAATACCACGAGAAATTTGCCCCCGCGCTTGTCGGCTTCCTTGCGGATTCCGGAGAAGAGCTGTGA
- a CDS encoding arabinosyltransferase domain-containing protein: MCGRSSHSIVGVPETAPNLKTSRLIAIVTGIIGAILAIATPLLPVQQDVATLSWPQSSFGSVNAPLVSYSPVDFEATVPCSAATALADGGTLISTAPIAAAKTEQKALIVRVDDGRLQVLLRERVLAETPVSELSENCALTVSSNAASTVVDLDGEPSTVDGDIRPQVVGIYTDLTAPVDGLNVRADIDSRYSSSPTTFKLLAMIVGALAVIASLFALHRLDSMDGRRHRRFLPSRWKSITGVDAVVVGVLVLWHFIGANTSDDGYLLNMARVSENAGYMANYFRWFGVPEAPFGMPYYDMLAALAKISTASIWMRLPATIAALLCWLVISREVIPRLGRAVLTNRVALWTAGLVFLAFWLPYNNGLRPEPIIALGALLTWCSIERAIATGRLLPAAVGTLIAAFSLAAGPTGLIAVAALLAGLRPLVMIVIKRAREVGLLAVLAPLVASGTAVLIAIFADQTLSTVLEATRVRSAIGPNVPWFEERVRWDALMTISPDGSLARRFGMFAMLLCIVVCIAVMLRKNGRIPGTATGPSRRILGIILGALALMMFTPTKWTHHFGVYAGLAASLAALAAVAVTAATVRSPRNRTLFTAAVLFLTAVAFTSSNGWWYVSSYGIPWFDKPPSIAGKGFSTILLGLTVLTLLYAAYQHVRLPYRRKEPTTRRRFAPSALTIVAGGVVAFEVLSFVKGAVAQYPAYSIARSNFSALAGNSCGLAGDVQVETDVNGSVLQPIDPAADALGAGGSTGFTPDGVAQDLTADSEDTAQGSANSIRPEDSEQSAAATSSNSAGTSGGTNENVGINGSTVALPFGLNPATTPVLGSFGATEPASLTSGWYQLSDTDRGDLIAIAAAGRIRSVDKDGIVSPGQRVELEYGRRDGDDVLALGRITPLDIGPSPSWRNLRVPMNDLPADADVVRIAAEDNDLAGDQWLAVTPPRVPKTQTLNSLVGSTDPVLLDWAVGLAFPCQRPFDHRDGVAEVPQYRILPDRTGAESTNAWQDSIGGGPLGWTELLLGAQTLPSYLADDYSRDWGSIERYMPLDPDAATADIAVEQRSRSGLASDGPMKTD; this comes from the coding sequence ATGTGCGGACGCTCGTCCCATAGCATCGTCGGCGTGCCCGAGACCGCTCCGAACCTCAAGACCTCCCGGCTGATAGCGATCGTCACCGGCATCATCGGTGCGATTCTCGCCATCGCGACTCCACTGCTGCCGGTTCAACAGGACGTTGCCACCCTCTCGTGGCCGCAGAGCTCGTTCGGCAGCGTCAATGCCCCGCTGGTGAGCTACTCGCCCGTCGACTTCGAAGCAACCGTTCCGTGCAGCGCGGCCACTGCTCTCGCCGACGGCGGCACACTGATTTCCACCGCACCCATCGCGGCTGCGAAGACCGAGCAGAAGGCACTGATCGTGCGGGTCGACGACGGCCGACTGCAGGTTCTGCTGCGTGAGCGCGTCCTCGCCGAAACTCCCGTTTCCGAGCTGTCCGAGAACTGCGCACTGACGGTGTCCTCGAACGCCGCCAGCACCGTCGTCGACCTCGACGGCGAGCCAAGCACCGTGGACGGCGACATCCGCCCGCAGGTCGTCGGCATCTACACCGACCTCACCGCACCGGTCGACGGCCTGAACGTGCGCGCAGACATCGACTCGCGCTACTCCTCGAGCCCCACCACATTCAAGTTGCTGGCCATGATCGTCGGCGCGCTCGCTGTGATCGCATCCCTGTTCGCGCTGCACCGACTCGACAGCATGGACGGTCGACGCCACCGCCGATTCCTCCCCTCGCGCTGGAAGTCGATCACCGGCGTCGACGCGGTCGTGGTGGGTGTGCTGGTGCTGTGGCACTTCATCGGCGCGAACACCTCCGACGACGGCTACCTGCTCAACATGGCCCGCGTCTCCGAGAACGCCGGCTACATGGCCAACTACTTCCGCTGGTTCGGCGTCCCCGAAGCGCCGTTCGGCATGCCGTACTACGACATGCTCGCCGCACTCGCCAAGATCAGCACGGCCAGCATCTGGATGCGCTTGCCCGCTACCATCGCGGCGCTGCTGTGCTGGCTGGTCATCAGCCGCGAGGTCATCCCCCGCCTCGGCCGCGCAGTGCTCACCAACCGCGTCGCACTGTGGACCGCCGGACTGGTATTCCTCGCGTTCTGGCTGCCCTACAACAACGGGCTGCGCCCCGAACCTATCATCGCCCTCGGCGCACTGTTGACGTGGTGCTCGATCGAGCGCGCAATCGCCACCGGACGACTGTTGCCCGCCGCGGTCGGCACCCTGATTGCCGCGTTCTCGCTCGCCGCCGGACCGACCGGGCTGATCGCCGTCGCCGCGCTGCTCGCCGGACTGCGACCGCTGGTGATGATCGTCATCAAACGAGCGCGAGAGGTGGGGCTGCTCGCAGTTCTCGCGCCGCTGGTGGCGTCGGGAACGGCGGTGCTGATCGCGATCTTCGCCGACCAGACTCTGAGCACCGTGCTCGAAGCGACCCGGGTGCGCTCGGCCATCGGACCGAACGTGCCGTGGTTCGAAGAACGCGTCCGCTGGGACGCACTGATGACCATCTCGCCCGACGGCTCGCTCGCCCGACGATTCGGCATGTTCGCGATGCTGCTGTGCATCGTCGTGTGTATCGCGGTGATGCTCCGCAAGAACGGACGCATCCCCGGGACCGCCACCGGGCCGTCGCGTCGGATCCTCGGAATCATCCTGGGCGCACTGGCTTTGATGATGTTCACGCCCACCAAGTGGACCCACCACTTCGGTGTGTACGCCGGTCTCGCGGCATCGTTGGCCGCGCTGGCCGCCGTTGCCGTGACCGCGGCGACCGTCCGTTCTCCGCGCAACAGAACACTGTTCACCGCCGCCGTGCTGTTCCTGACGGCGGTGGCATTCACCAGCTCCAACGGGTGGTGGTACGTCTCGAGCTACGGAATTCCATGGTTCGACAAACCGCCGTCCATTGCCGGAAAGGGCTTTTCGACGATCCTGCTCGGCCTGACGGTTCTGACGCTGCTCTACGCCGCCTATCAGCACGTCCGATTGCCTTATCGCAGAAAAGAACCCACCACGCGTCGACGCTTCGCGCCGTCCGCACTGACCATCGTCGCCGGCGGCGTCGTCGCCTTCGAGGTGCTCTCCTTCGTCAAAGGTGCTGTGGCGCAATACCCTGCATACTCGATCGCCCGCTCGAACTTCTCGGCGCTCGCCGGAAACTCGTGCGGACTAGCCGGTGACGTGCAGGTGGAAACCGACGTCAACGGCTCGGTCCTGCAACCGATCGATCCAGCGGCCGACGCCTTGGGTGCCGGTGGGAGTACCGGCTTCACCCCCGACGGCGTCGCCCAGGATCTGACCGCAGACTCCGAGGACACCGCCCAGGGCAGCGCCAACTCCATCCGACCCGAGGACTCCGAACAGAGCGCGGCGGCCACCTCGTCGAACTCTGCGGGCACCTCCGGCGGAACCAACGAGAACGTCGGAATCAACGGCAGCACAGTCGCTTTGCCGTTCGGCTTGAATCCTGCCACCACTCCGGTACTGGGCAGCTTCGGAGCCACCGAGCCCGCATCGCTGACCTCCGGCTGGTACCAGCTTTCCGACACCGACCGCGGCGACCTGATCGCCATCGCCGCCGCAGGCCGCATCCGCTCGGTGGACAAGGACGGCATCGTCAGCCCGGGCCAACGCGTCGAACTGGAGTATGGACGCCGCGACGGCGATGACGTGCTCGCGCTGGGACGGATCACCCCACTCGACATCGGTCCGTCGCCGTCGTGGCGCAACCTGCGGGTCCCGATGAACGATCTTCCGGCCGACGCGGACGTCGTGCGCATCGCCGCCGAGGACAACGACCTGGCCGGCGATCAATGGCTCGCCGTCACCCCACCGCGCGTCCCGAAGACACAGACGCTCAACTCGTTGGTCGGATCGACCGATCCGGTGTTGCTGGACTGGGCCGTCGGACTCGCGTTTCCGTGCCAGCGCCCGTTCGATCATCGCGACGGCGTCGCCGAGGTACCGCAGTACCGCATCCTGCCCGACCGCACCGGTGCCGAATCCACCAACGCCTGGCAGGACTCGATCGGCGGCGGCCCGCTCGGCTGGACGGAACTGCTTCTCGGTGCACAGACACTGCCGTCGTATCTCGCCGACGACTACTCCCGAGACTGGGGATCCATCGAGAGATACATGCCACTCGATCCCGACGCGGCGACGGCCGATATCGCCGTCGAGCAGCGGTCTCGGTCCGGATTGGCCAGCGACGGACCGATGAAAACAGACTGA
- a CDS encoding AMP-binding protein, with protein MNADPSYELSFEPLLPQLLLERALASHAGRVAVIDGDSRFTYAEFAARCRDLAAALAGPVTPVAVLCPNTHETLEAHFGVPMSGRALVTINTRLTGTEIAYILEHSEASTLIAHNDFRDAVTAATADIPADVEIVWVGSEDYERFIGEGHRNPLPTLTDERALLSISYTSGTTGRPKGVMYHNRGAYLQALSMVGHFGLSPATKYLWTLPMFHCNGWTFPWAVTAAGGTHVCLSKVDADEAWRLIDEEGVTHLCGAPTVLSMLAYAKASDDIAARRADQPLIRIGTGGAPPSPTLLERMRRLGFDVTHFYGLTETYGPGMICDWPPEWDVLDSAEQARLRARQGVPTMISTRARVITADGDAPADGWTVGEIAFRGNGVMLGYFKDPEGTSAAAPDGWFRSGDLGVMHADGFIELRDRSKDVIISGGENISSVEVEQAIAAHPAVLEVAVIGVPDARWGEVPAAYVTLHEGSIATAEEVIAHVRYRLAGFKTPKQVYFGQLPHTSTGKIQKFALRERAWAEESSRIRS; from the coding sequence ATGAACGCCGATCCGTCGTACGAACTGTCGTTCGAGCCGCTGCTTCCGCAGCTGCTTCTCGAGCGGGCACTCGCCTCCCATGCGGGCCGGGTCGCCGTGATAGACGGAGACTCCCGGTTCACCTACGCCGAGTTCGCCGCCCGCTGTCGAGATTTGGCAGCGGCTTTGGCGGGCCCGGTGACTCCGGTGGCCGTCCTGTGCCCCAACACGCACGAGACGCTGGAGGCGCACTTCGGAGTACCGATGTCAGGACGAGCCCTTGTCACCATCAACACCAGGCTCACCGGCACCGAGATCGCCTATATCCTCGAGCATTCCGAAGCCTCGACGCTGATCGCTCACAACGACTTTCGCGACGCAGTGACAGCCGCAACGGCGGACATCCCCGCTGACGTGGAGATCGTGTGGGTCGGCAGCGAGGACTACGAGCGTTTCATCGGGGAAGGTCACCGGAACCCCCTGCCCACGCTCACCGACGAGCGTGCGCTGTTGTCCATCAGTTACACCTCTGGCACCACCGGACGACCCAAGGGAGTGATGTACCACAACCGTGGTGCCTATCTTCAGGCGCTGTCGATGGTGGGCCACTTCGGTCTGAGCCCCGCCACGAAGTACCTGTGGACTTTGCCGATGTTCCATTGCAACGGGTGGACTTTTCCGTGGGCGGTGACGGCGGCCGGCGGCACACACGTGTGTCTGAGCAAGGTCGATGCCGACGAGGCGTGGCGGCTGATCGACGAAGAGGGCGTGACGCACCTCTGCGGTGCGCCCACAGTGCTGTCGATGCTGGCGTACGCGAAGGCTTCGGACGACATCGCTGCCCGGCGCGCGGATCAGCCGTTGATCCGTATCGGCACGGGCGGCGCGCCGCCGAGCCCGACACTTCTCGAGCGCATGCGGAGACTCGGTTTCGATGTGACCCACTTCTACGGTCTGACCGAGACCTACGGACCGGGGATGATCTGCGACTGGCCGCCGGAATGGGACGTGCTCGATTCGGCGGAGCAAGCCCGCCTTCGCGCGCGGCAGGGGGTTCCTACCATGATCTCGACGCGGGCTCGGGTCATCACGGCGGACGGCGACGCTCCGGCGGACGGTTGGACGGTCGGTGAGATCGCGTTCCGCGGTAACGGCGTGATGCTCGGCTACTTCAAGGACCCGGAGGGCACGTCGGCCGCGGCCCCAGACGGCTGGTTCCGCAGCGGTGACCTAGGAGTCATGCATGCTGACGGCTTCATCGAGCTTCGTGACCGCAGCAAGGACGTCATCATCTCGGGAGGAGAGAACATCTCCTCGGTCGAGGTGGAGCAGGCCATTGCCGCGCACCCCGCTGTCCTCGAAGTGGCAGTCATCGGCGTTCCCGACGCGCGGTGGGGCGAAGTTCCCGCGGCGTATGTCACCCTGCACGAGGGGAGCATCGCGACGGCGGAAGAGGTGATCGCGCACGTCCGATACCGCCTGGCGGGGTTCAAGACGCCCAAGCAGGTCTACTTCGGACAACTGCCCCATACGTCGACCGGCAAGATCCAGAAGTTCGCCCTGCGCGAGCGCGCGTGGGCCGAGGAGTCCTCGCGGATCAGGTCTTGA
- a CDS encoding arabinosyltransferase domain-containing protein, with translation MPDVVTDSSAGPPVPAPLGASDELRAQVRVPRLMAMVAGVLGVLFALITPFAPVTQTTATIEWPQNGLLQDVDAPLVSQAPLSLTATLPCSAVAALPASGGLLLATAPPQGEGAALNSLFVRVGEQNVDVLDRNVVVATAPRADVQSTRCAAIEITSNDQYTSAAFTGLTDDDGQPLQGRLDGDLRPQVVGIFSDLSGAAPADMSVTVDVDSRFSSSPTLLKSLIMILAIACTLLAIGALGRLDGTDGRAHRRFFPSHWWKFTGVDVTVLGVLVGWHFVGANTSDDGYLLTMARAADHSGYMANYFRWFGVPEAPFGWYYDVLAVFAKISTASPWMRLPALIAGVLCWMVISREVVPRLGRAVRKSNVALWTGGLVFLAFWLPYNNGLRPEPIVALGALLTWCSVERSIATGRLLPAAAACLIGAFTLAAAPTGLMCVAALLAGARPIARIVVRRHRQVGTLAMLAPLAAAGVLVLVVVFADQTYATVIESTRVRTIIGPNEAWYQDFLRYYYLFVQTVDGSVARRFAFLTMILCLFTTLFVLLRRRRIPGIANGPAWRLLGVVLGTIFFMMFNPTKWTHHFGSYAGIAGGLAALTAVAVSASALRSRRNRSLFTAGLMFVLALSFSGINGYWYVSSYGVPWFDKTVSLSGNESGTLFLILFGLVLAVAAFQYLREGYAPPQPKPTSARGKRIRKFAAAPLTVIAGIMVLFEVLSLVKGAVSQYPAYSLARSNVQSVLGNSCGLANDVLVESNPNAGVLSPLPEEFDPVAGPLGGSSSTLRNFTANGVPSDLSADAVEVKPGQGNTDQQSVGPAFEEGQSSGTAGGTGEVGVNGSSAALPFGLDPATTPVLGSYQEGVQEPAAATSTWYQLPARSDDAPLVVFSAAGRIWSYDDTGALTYGQSLLLEYGKRQADGSVQAQGTYLPRDIGPAPSWRNLRIPLADIAPDADAVRIVANDPNLTGDQWLAFTPPRVPVMENLNTLIGSDQPVLLDWAVGLQFPCQRPFDHRNGVAEVPGYRILPDRPLAVSSTDTWQSGENGGPLGWSELLAKPVAIPTYLDNDWARDWGSLERYEQYYPSAVPADVNTADVTRSGWYKDGQLRVFED, from the coding sequence GTGCCCGACGTCGTGACAGATTCATCAGCTGGTCCACCCGTCCCCGCTCCACTGGGAGCCTCGGACGAACTTCGTGCTCAGGTACGAGTTCCCCGGCTGATGGCCATGGTGGCAGGCGTGCTCGGTGTGCTGTTCGCGCTGATCACTCCGTTCGCACCCGTCACTCAGACCACGGCGACCATCGAATGGCCGCAGAACGGGCTCCTGCAGGACGTGGACGCCCCGCTGGTGTCCCAGGCACCCCTGAGCCTCACTGCGACCCTCCCGTGCTCTGCCGTCGCAGCACTCCCCGCGTCGGGCGGGTTGCTGCTGGCGACGGCGCCCCCGCAGGGTGAAGGCGCAGCACTGAACAGTCTGTTCGTTCGCGTCGGCGAACAGAACGTCGACGTTCTGGACCGCAACGTCGTCGTCGCGACGGCACCTCGCGCCGACGTCCAGAGCACCCGCTGCGCGGCCATCGAGATCACCTCGAACGACCAGTACACCTCCGCGGCCTTCACCGGACTGACCGATGATGACGGGCAGCCTCTGCAGGGCCGGCTCGACGGCGATCTGCGCCCCCAGGTCGTCGGCATCTTCAGCGATCTCAGCGGCGCGGCCCCGGCCGACATGTCCGTCACCGTCGACGTCGACTCGCGCTTCTCGTCGTCGCCGACGTTGCTCAAGTCGCTGATCATGATCCTCGCGATCGCATGCACCTTGCTGGCCATCGGCGCACTCGGACGGCTCGACGGCACCGACGGCCGCGCGCACCGCCGCTTCTTCCCCTCCCACTGGTGGAAATTCACCGGCGTCGACGTCACCGTTCTCGGCGTTCTGGTGGGTTGGCACTTCGTCGGTGCCAATACCTCGGACGACGGCTACCTGCTCACGATGGCCCGCGCCGCCGATCACTCCGGCTACATGGCCAACTACTTCCGCTGGTTCGGCGTACCCGAGGCCCCGTTCGGCTGGTACTACGACGTACTCGCCGTCTTCGCCAAGATCTCGACCGCCAGCCCGTGGATGCGTCTACCAGCCCTCATCGCAGGCGTCCTGTGCTGGATGGTGATCAGCCGTGAGGTGGTGCCACGCCTCGGCCGCGCCGTACGCAAATCCAATGTCGCCCTGTGGACCGGCGGACTGGTGTTCCTCGCGTTCTGGCTGCCGTACAACAACGGACTTCGTCCCGAGCCGATCGTCGCTCTGGGCGCACTCCTCACCTGGTGCTCGGTGGAACGATCCATCGCCACCGGACGACTGCTCCCCGCAGCCGCGGCATGTCTCATCGGAGCCTTCACCCTCGCCGCAGCGCCGACCGGATTGATGTGTGTGGCAGCACTTCTCGCCGGGGCCCGGCCCATCGCGCGCATCGTCGTCCGACGCCACCGCCAGGTCGGCACCCTCGCGATGCTGGCACCGTTGGCCGCGGCAGGCGTACTGGTTCTCGTGGTCGTGTTCGCCGACCAGACGTACGCGACGGTCATCGAGTCCACCCGAGTCCGCACCATCATCGGCCCCAACGAGGCCTGGTACCAGGACTTCCTGCGCTACTACTACCTCTTCGTGCAGACCGTCGACGGCTCCGTCGCACGCCGCTTCGCATTCCTGACGATGATCCTGTGCCTGTTCACCACACTGTTCGTTCTGCTTCGTCGCCGACGCATCCCCGGTATCGCGAACGGGCCGGCCTGGAGGCTTCTCGGCGTCGTGCTCGGCACCATCTTCTTCATGATGTTCAACCCCACCAAGTGGACTCACCACTTCGGTTCCTACGCCGGAATCGCCGGTGGACTCGCCGCCCTGACCGCAGTCGCCGTCTCGGCCAGCGCACTGCGCTCGCGACGCAACCGATCGCTGTTCACCGCCGGGCTGATGTTCGTTCTCGCACTGTCGTTCTCGGGCATCAACGGCTACTGGTACGTCTCGAGCTACGGCGTGCCGTGGTTCGACAAGACGGTATCGCTGAGCGGCAACGAATCGGGAACCCTGTTCCTCATCCTGTTCGGGCTCGTCCTCGCCGTCGCCGCATTCCAATATCTACGCGAGGGATACGCTCCCCCACAACCGAAACCGACGTCTGCGCGCGGCAAGCGCATCCGTAAGTTCGCCGCCGCACCGCTGACCGTCATCGCCGGAATCATGGTGCTGTTCGAGGTGCTCTCGCTCGTCAAGGGAGCCGTCTCGCAGTATCCCGCCTACTCGCTGGCCCGCTCGAATGTGCAATCAGTTCTGGGCAATTCGTGCGGACTCGCCAACGACGTCCTCGTCGAATCGAACCCCAACGCAGGTGTACTGAGCCCGCTGCCCGAGGAATTCGACCCCGTCGCAGGACCCCTCGGCGGATCGAGCAGCACACTGCGAAACTTCACTGCCAACGGCGTTCCCAGCGACCTCAGCGCCGACGCCGTGGAAGTCAAACCAGGACAAGGCAATACCGACCAACAGTCCGTCGGACCCGCCTTCGAGGAAGGCCAGAGCTCCGGAACTGCAGGAGGCACCGGCGAAGTGGGCGTCAACGGCTCCTCCGCCGCCCTGCCCTTCGGTCTCGACCCGGCCACCACCCCCGTCCTCGGCTCCTACCAGGAAGGCGTCCAGGAGCCGGCCGCGGCCACCTCGACCTGGTACCAGCTACCCGCCCGCAGCGACGACGCTCCCCTGGTCGTCTTCTCCGCAGCCGGACGCATCTGGTCCTACGACGACACCGGAGCCCTCACCTACGGACAATCCCTACTGCTCGAATACGGCAAGCGCCAGGCCGACGGAAGCGTCCAGGCACAGGGCACCTACCTGCCGCGCGACATCGGACCCGCACCCTCGTGGCGTAACCTCCGAATCCCGTTGGCGGACATCGCACCCGACGCCGACGCCGTCCGCATCGTCGCCAACGACCCCAACCTCACCGGCGACCAATGGCTCGCGTTCACCCCGCCCCGGGTGCCCGTGATGGAGAATCTGAACACCCTCATCGGCAGCGATCAGCCCGTACTGCTCGACTGGGCCGTCGGACTGCAATTCCCGTGCCAACGCCCCTTCGACCACCGAAACGGCGTCGCCGAGGTACCCGGATACCGCATCCTCCCCGACCGCCCACTCGCCGTCAGCTCCACCGACACCTGGCAATCCGGCGAGAACGGCGGCCCACTGGGCTGGTCCGAACTGCTCGCCAAGCCCGTCGCCATCCCCACGTACCTCGACAACGACTGGGCCAGGGACTGGGGATCACTCGAACGCTACGAGCAGTACTACCCCAGCGCCGTGCCCGCCGACGTGAACACTGCTGACGTCACCCGTTCGGGTTGGTACAAAGACGGCCAACTGCGAGTTTTCGAGGACTGA
- a CDS encoding TetR/AcrR family transcriptional regulator, translating to MTRYGREHKAVTRRRILESAGKRLKVSGIDGSGVASLMGDAGLTTGAFYAHFDSKDDLVVEVVKNELESQRSELNALPTGPEGVAAFLRNYLSALHRDDPAQGCVSAALLDEIARGSDTTRDAYSTALIAVIDDLADAAAAASGTPTQRVDALSALALMAGTVQVARSLTDTSLSDAVLDAGLRNAAAILNLKSVDLTKSGAASASVDS from the coding sequence ATGACGCGTTACGGTCGAGAGCACAAGGCAGTGACTCGTCGCAGAATCCTGGAGTCGGCAGGGAAGCGACTGAAGGTGTCAGGGATCGACGGCTCGGGCGTCGCATCGCTGATGGGCGATGCAGGCCTGACCACGGGTGCGTTCTACGCCCACTTCGACTCCAAGGACGATCTTGTGGTCGAAGTCGTGAAGAACGAGCTGGAATCCCAGCGCAGCGAGCTCAACGCACTGCCTACTGGGCCGGAGGGTGTAGCGGCATTTCTCCGCAACTATCTCTCGGCGCTCCACCGGGACGACCCGGCGCAGGGCTGCGTCTCAGCGGCGCTTCTCGACGAGATCGCCCGCGGCTCGGATACGACGCGGGATGCCTACAGCACCGCACTCATCGCGGTCATCGACGACTTGGCAGATGCGGCCGCGGCCGCATCCGGGACCCCGACACAACGCGTGGATGCCCTCAGCGCACTCGCACTGATGGCTGGAACGGTCCAGGTCGCCCGGTCACTGACCGACACGTCACTGTCCGACGCGGTGCTCGACGCGGGCCTTCGAAACGCAGCGGCGATACTGAATCTGAAGTCGGTCGACCTCACTAAATCGGGAGCAGCGAGTGCTTCCGTGGACTCTTGA
- a CDS encoding SDR family NAD(P)-dependent oxidoreductase, whose protein sequence is MSARGRKMLWRKESYALDGKVVFLTGAGRGLGAATADALARRGARVVIADRDLEGARRTASSLPDGLGAAVQCDVTDSASVTAAAANARQQFGRIDVLIANAGIFGGAATVRSLRPGQAESVMSVNVDGVMNSVAATIEDIIDSKGQIVLISSVFAYINGAGAIPYAMSKAAIEQLGRGLSVELAMHGASAMTAYFSLIDTDMVRDGVDSDPHMMALLEASPKFLLKHIKPEQAAAALVDGIVARQRAMTVPARWLPVSLMRGIAAPVLDRKHIGDRTVHHALGDMEKRQLAEIGPSTVARALLFTPGQ, encoded by the coding sequence GTGAGCGCACGGGGTCGAAAGATGCTGTGGCGGAAAGAGAGCTACGCACTGGACGGCAAGGTGGTCTTCCTCACTGGGGCAGGCCGAGGTCTCGGCGCGGCGACCGCCGATGCCCTGGCTCGTCGGGGTGCGCGAGTTGTGATTGCCGACCGTGACCTCGAAGGAGCCCGGCGCACAGCATCATCGCTGCCCGACGGTCTCGGTGCCGCGGTGCAGTGCGACGTGACCGACTCCGCATCGGTCACGGCAGCGGCTGCGAACGCACGACAGCAGTTCGGACGCATCGACGTCCTGATCGCCAATGCGGGCATCTTCGGCGGGGCTGCCACGGTGCGTTCGCTGCGTCCCGGTCAGGCCGAGTCCGTCATGTCCGTCAATGTCGACGGGGTGATGAACTCGGTCGCGGCGACGATCGAGGACATCATCGACTCGAAGGGCCAGATCGTTCTGATCAGCTCGGTCTTCGCCTACATCAACGGAGCCGGGGCGATCCCGTACGCCATGAGTAAGGCGGCCATCGAGCAGCTCGGTCGAGGACTCAGTGTGGAGCTGGCCATGCACGGCGCCTCGGCGATGACGGCCTACTTTTCGCTCATCGACACCGACATGGTGCGCGACGGCGTCGATTCGGACCCGCACATGATGGCTCTGCTGGAGGCCAGTCCGAAGTTCCTGCTCAAGCACATCAAGCCCGAGCAGGCTGCGGCAGCACTCGTGGACGGAATCGTGGCACGACAGCGAGCGATGACGGTTCCTGCGCGTTGGCTGCCGGTGTCGTTGATGCGCGGCATCGCGGCACCGGTGCTCGATCGCAAGCACATCGGCGACCGGACGGTGCACCATGCGCTGGGCGACATGGAGAAGCGTCAGCTGGCGGAGATCGGGCCCTCGACGGTCGCGCGCGCGCTCTTGTTCACGCCCGGCCAGTGA